One Oryza glaberrima chromosome 11, OglaRS2, whole genome shotgun sequence genomic region harbors:
- the LOC127754268 gene encoding LOW QUALITY PROTEIN: heat stress transcription factor B-2b-like (The sequence of the model RefSeq protein was modified relative to this genomic sequence to represent the inferred CDS: deleted 2 bases in 2 codons), with protein MSSPSLFLLPQFLPLPPFSLFLLSLLSGASASRRAPSPPWQSPQATPVTPQRPPTAATPSSASRTPSSCAVWLRRHSRRAPGCLLRSILITNPQRRARGSCGVLVTNDCFWRGEWRLLCEIHRQKVTPPAPATTTTTTMGEVTVAAAIPMALPVTTRDCSPVLSGEEQVISSSSSPKPPLMLPQAPSSSGSGGVESGDMGDENEQLRREDVQLARELSQMRKLCNNILPLMSKYFDIELLRGAPSSGR; from the exons atgtcatccccctctctctttcttcttcctcaattcctc cctcttcctcccttctctctttttctc ctctctcttctctccggAGCAAGTGCATCGCGCCGTGCCCCCTCACCGCCGTGGCAATCTCCACAAGCGACTCCGGTCACACCGCAAcgtccgccgaccgccgccacgCCATCCTCCGCGAGTCGAACGCCATCCTCTTGCGCGGTGTGGCTGCGTCGACACAGCAGACGAGCCCCCGGATGCCTCCTCCGCAGCATCCTCATCACCAACCCGCAGCGCCGCGCAAGGGGATCTTGTGGCGTCCTTGTCACCAACGATTGCTTCTGGCGAGGGGAATGGCGGCTTCTCTGCGAGATACACCGACAGAAggtgacgccgccggcgccagcgacgacgacaacgacgacgatgggGGAGGTCACGGTCGCGGCCGCGATCCCGATGGCGCTGCCGGTGACGACGCGGGATTGCTCCCCGGTGCTGTCCGGCGAGGAGCAGGTCATATCCTCCAGCTCATCCCCCAAGCCCCCGCTCATGCTGCCGCAGGCGCCGTccagctccggctccggcggtgTCGAGTCCGGTGACATGGGGGATGAGAACGAGCAGTTGCGGCGGGAGGACGTGCAGCTCGCGCGGGAGCTCAGCCAAATGAGGAAGCTCTGCAACAACATCCTCCCCCTCATGTCCAAGTACTTCGACATCGAGCTACTGCGTGGAGCACCATCCTCAGGGCGGTGA
- the LOC127754793 gene encoding protein translocase subunit SECA2, chloroplastic isoform X1, with the protein MAFAGAAAASLSSSAPSILLVSAVTPPPRLLPTSSILSPVYSARPKRPPTLSCNAAAATVAAAAAGKPGSWRDLCSLNAWVVRDYRRLVDAVGALEPRLRGLTDERLRAKTDEFRARLARGETLADVQAEAFAVVREAARRTLGMRHFDVQIIGGAVLHDGCIAEMKTGEGKTLVSTLAAYLNALTGQGVHVVTVNDYLAQRDAEWMGRVHRFLGLSVGLIQAGMKADERRANYRCDITYTNNSELGFDYLRDNLSRNKEQLVMRWPTPFHFAIVDEVDSVLIDEGRNPLLISGEDNRHAARYPVAAKVADLLMEGVHYTVELKSNNVDLTEDGVTCAEMILETNDLWDENDPWARFVMNALKAKEFYRRDVQYIVRDGKALIINELTGRVEPKRRWSDGIHQAVEAKEGLKIQADSVIVAQITYQSLFKLYPKLSGMTGTAKTEEKEFLKMFKTPVIEVPTNLPNIRVDLPIQAFATARGKWQYVRAEVESMFHLGRPVLVGTTSVESSEYLSDLLKARNIPHNVLNARPKYAAREAEIVAQAGRKHAITISTNMAGRGTDIILGGNPKMLAKEIIEDNVLPFLTHEPPDVETVGESTSHKGLSKIKLGPSSLGLLAKAAIIAKYVQRSERNEWPFQKAKSTIAESVEMSHTIGMEKLQDRLAEESEMYPLCDTIGLAYLTVLRDCEIHCSTEGAEVKALGGLHVIGTSLHESRRIDNQLRGRAGRQGDPGSTRFMVSLQDEMFRKFNLDTEWAVRLISRITNDEDIAIESNAVVKQLLGLQINAEKYYFGIRKSLVEFDEVLEVQRKHVYNLRQVILSGDSESCSEQIFQYMQAVADDIILGNVDPQKPPNTWKLANLLDEFGSLGGTLLDEPFKEIQEEDLLSSLEQIHECGPVNVDNFTLPNMPVSPNSSRGIWKRTSSMMRWLAICVDDASKKGRYTYIVNMLRKYFGDFLIATYLDAVQESRYDDAYIRGIEREILLKTLDTLWKDHLVNMNKLSSAVNVRSFGHRNPLEEYKIDGCRFFISMLSATRRLTVESLLHYWSSPMESEEIFNTGDK; encoded by the exons ATGgcgttcgccggcgccgccgccgcctctctctcctcctccgccccttcCATCCTCCTCGTCTCCGCCGTCACTCCCccgccccgcctcctccccacaAGCTCCATACTCTCGCCGGTATACAGCGCCAGGCCCAAGCGGCCTCCTACTCTCTCctgcaacgccgccgccgccaccgtcgcggccgccgctgcgGGGAAGCCCGGGTCGTGGAGGGACCTATGTAGCCTCAACGCCTGGGTGGTGCGGGACTACCGTCGCCTCGTGGACGCCGTGGGGGCGCTCGAGCCGCGGCTCCGGGGGCTCACCGACGAGCGGCTCAGGGCGAAGACGGACGAGTTCCGCGCCCGCCTCGCCCGTGGGGAGACGCTCGCCGACGTCCAAGCAG AGGCGTTTGCCGTGgtgagggaggcggcgaggaggacgctgGGGATGCGCCACTTCGATGTCCAG ATAATAGGTGGTGCTGTACTGCATGATGGGTGCATCGCGGAGATGAAGACTGGCGAGGGGAAGACGCTTGTGTCTACCTTGGCGGCTTATCTCAATGCGCTCACAGGCCAAGGCGTTCATG TTGTGACTGTAAATGATTATTTGGCACAGCGAGATGCTGAATGGATGGGTCGTGTGCATCGTTTTCTTGGTCTTTCCGTGGGTCTAATTCAG GCTGGTATGAAGGCTGACGAGAGAAGAGCCAACTATAGGTGTGACATTACATACACTAACAACTCG GAGCTTGGATTTGACTATCTTCGTGACAACTTATCACGGAACAAAGAACAGCTAGTTATGAGATG GCCGACACCATTCCATTTTGCAATTGTGGATGAAGTGGACTCAGTGCTTATTGATGAGGGAAGAAACCCATTGTTAATAAGTGGAGAG GATAATAGACATGCGGCACGGTATCCAGTAGCCGCTAAAGTTGCAGACCTTCTTATGGAGGGTGTT CATTACACTGTTGAACTAAAGAGCAATAATGTAGATCTCACAGAGGATGGAGTTACTTGTGCTGAGATGATTCTTGAGACAAATGATCTATGGGATGAGAACGATCCATGGGCAAG ATTTGTGATGAATGCATTGAAGGCCAAAGAGTTTTACCGCAGGGATGTCCAATATATTGTGAGGGATGGAAAAGCTCTCATAATTAATGAG CTAACTGGTCGAGTTGAACCGAAAAGAAGGTGGTCTGATGGTATTCATCAAGCAGTAGAAGCAAAAGAAGGCCTCAAAATTCAG GCAGATTCAGTAATCGTGGCTCAGATTACATATCAATCGTTATTTAAGCTTTATCCTAAACTTTCTGGGATGACAGGGACAGCTAAAACAGAG GAAAAGGAATTTCTGAAGATGTTTAAGACGCCAGTTATTGAAGTGCCCACAAATCTGCCAAATATACGGGTGGACTTGCCTATCCAAGCTTTTGCA ACTGCAAGAGGTAAATGGCAATATGTGCGGGCAGAGGTAGAGTCCATGTTTCATTTGGGTCGTCCAGTTTTAGTTGGCACTACAAG TGTTGAGAGTTCAGAGTACTTGTCAGATCTTCttaaagctcgcaatattcctCACAATGTCCTTAATGCAAGGCCAAAG TATGCTGCAAGAGAAGCTGAAATTGTTGCACAAGCCGGAAGGAAACATGCTATTACAATTTCAACTAACATGGCTGGCAGAGGAACAGATATTATTTTAGGTGGTAACCCTAAG ATGCTTGCAAAAGAAATTATAGAAGATAATGTGCTTCCATTTCTTACCCATGAACCCCCAGATGTTGAAACCGTAGGCGAATCCACATCCCACAAG GGTCTCTCCAAAATTAAACTTGGGCCATCATCGCTAGGCCTGCTTGCTAAAGCTGCAATCATAG CGAAATATGTTCAGAGAAGCGAAAGAAATGAATGGCCTTTTCAGAAGGCAAAATCTACTATTGCTGAGTCTGTAGAAATGAGTCATACTATTGGGATGGAGAAACTGCAAGATCGCTTGGCTGAAGAGTCTGAGATGTATCCTCTTTGTGATACAATAGGACTTGCTTATCTTACTGTATTGAGGGATTGTGAAATTCATTGTTCTACTGAAGGTGCTGAGGTGAAGGCATTAGGGGGTCTCCATGTAATAGGAACTTCTTTGCATGAGTCACGCCGAATAGATAACCAA TTACGTGGCAGAGCTGGCAGACAAGGTGATCCTGGGTCAACAAGGTTTATGGTTAG CTTACAAGATGAAATGTTCCGGAAATTCAATTTGGACACTGAATGGGCTGTGAGACTTATATCAAGGATAACAAATGATGAAGACATAGCTATTGAGAGCAATGCTGTTGTAAAACAG CTTCTAGGTCTTCAAATCAATGCAGAGAAGTATTATTTTGGTATTAGGAAAAGTCTTGTTGAGTTTGATGAAGTCTTGGAG GTACAAAGAAAGCATGTTTATAACCTTAGACAGGTTATATTATCAGGTGACTCTGAAAGCTGCAGTGAGCAAATCTTTCA GTACATGCAAGCTGTAGCTGATGATATTATCTTGGGAAATGTTGATCCCCAGAAG CCTCCTAACACGTGGAAGTTGGCAAACCTTTTGGACGAGTTTGGCAGTCTAGGTGGAACGTTACTTGATG AACCATTCAAGGAAATTCAAGAGGAAGACTTGCTATCGTCACTTGAGCAAATTCATGAATGTGGCCCTGTGAATGTTGATAATTTTACTCTTCCAAATATGCCAGTATCACCTAATTCATCCAGAGGAATCTGGAAGAGAACATCTTCAATGATGCGGTGGCTTGCCATATGTGTTGATGATGCATCGAA GAAAGGAAGATACACGTACATTGTCAATATGCTTCGCAAATATTTTGGGGATTTTCTAATAGCTACATACTTGGATGCTGTGCAAGAGTCCCGTTATGATGATGCATACATTCGAGGAATTGAG AGGGAAATACTACTGAAGACTCTTGATACTCTGTGGAAGGACCATTTGGTGAACATGAACAAGCTTAGTTCTGCG gtGAATGTGCGGAGCTTTGGACATAGAAACCCTTTAGAAGAATACAAGATTGATGGTTGTCGGTTCTTCATCTCGATGCTGAGTGCCACACGGAGATTGACAGTGGAATCACTACTCCATTACTGGTCATCTCCAATGGAGTCTGAGGAAATCTTCAATACAGGTGATAAATAG
- the LOC127754793 gene encoding protein translocase subunit SECA2, chloroplastic isoform X2 — MRSQAKAFMRDAEWMGRVHRFLGLSVGLIQAGMKADERRANYRCDITYTNNSELGFDYLRDNLSRNKEQLVMRWPTPFHFAIVDEVDSVLIDEGRNPLLISGEDNRHAARYPVAAKVADLLMEGVHYTVELKSNNVDLTEDGVTCAEMILETNDLWDENDPWARFVMNALKAKEFYRRDVQYIVRDGKALIINELTGRVEPKRRWSDGIHQAVEAKEGLKIQADSVIVAQITYQSLFKLYPKLSGMTGTAKTEEKEFLKMFKTPVIEVPTNLPNIRVDLPIQAFATARGKWQYVRAEVESMFHLGRPVLVGTTSVESSEYLSDLLKARNIPHNVLNARPKYAAREAEIVAQAGRKHAITISTNMAGRGTDIILGGNPKMLAKEIIEDNVLPFLTHEPPDVETVGESTSHKGLSKIKLGPSSLGLLAKAAIIAKYVQRSERNEWPFQKAKSTIAESVEMSHTIGMEKLQDRLAEESEMYPLCDTIGLAYLTVLRDCEIHCSTEGAEVKALGGLHVIGTSLHESRRIDNQLRGRAGRQGDPGSTRFMVSLQDEMFRKFNLDTEWAVRLISRITNDEDIAIESNAVVKQLLGLQINAEKYYFGIRKSLVEFDEVLEVQRKHVYNLRQVILSGDSESCSEQIFQYMQAVADDIILGNVDPQKPPNTWKLANLLDEFGSLGGTLLDEPFKEIQEEDLLSSLEQIHECGPVNVDNFTLPNMPVSPNSSRGIWKRTSSMMRWLAICVDDASKKGRYTYIVNMLRKYFGDFLIATYLDAVQESRYDDAYIRGIEREILLKTLDTLWKDHLVNMNKLSSAVNVRSFGHRNPLEEYKIDGCRFFISMLSATRRLTVESLLHYWSSPMESEEIFNTGDK; from the exons ATGCGCTCACAGGCCAAGGCGTTCATG CGAGATGCTGAATGGATGGGTCGTGTGCATCGTTTTCTTGGTCTTTCCGTGGGTCTAATTCAG GCTGGTATGAAGGCTGACGAGAGAAGAGCCAACTATAGGTGTGACATTACATACACTAACAACTCG GAGCTTGGATTTGACTATCTTCGTGACAACTTATCACGGAACAAAGAACAGCTAGTTATGAGATG GCCGACACCATTCCATTTTGCAATTGTGGATGAAGTGGACTCAGTGCTTATTGATGAGGGAAGAAACCCATTGTTAATAAGTGGAGAG GATAATAGACATGCGGCACGGTATCCAGTAGCCGCTAAAGTTGCAGACCTTCTTATGGAGGGTGTT CATTACACTGTTGAACTAAAGAGCAATAATGTAGATCTCACAGAGGATGGAGTTACTTGTGCTGAGATGATTCTTGAGACAAATGATCTATGGGATGAGAACGATCCATGGGCAAG ATTTGTGATGAATGCATTGAAGGCCAAAGAGTTTTACCGCAGGGATGTCCAATATATTGTGAGGGATGGAAAAGCTCTCATAATTAATGAG CTAACTGGTCGAGTTGAACCGAAAAGAAGGTGGTCTGATGGTATTCATCAAGCAGTAGAAGCAAAAGAAGGCCTCAAAATTCAG GCAGATTCAGTAATCGTGGCTCAGATTACATATCAATCGTTATTTAAGCTTTATCCTAAACTTTCTGGGATGACAGGGACAGCTAAAACAGAG GAAAAGGAATTTCTGAAGATGTTTAAGACGCCAGTTATTGAAGTGCCCACAAATCTGCCAAATATACGGGTGGACTTGCCTATCCAAGCTTTTGCA ACTGCAAGAGGTAAATGGCAATATGTGCGGGCAGAGGTAGAGTCCATGTTTCATTTGGGTCGTCCAGTTTTAGTTGGCACTACAAG TGTTGAGAGTTCAGAGTACTTGTCAGATCTTCttaaagctcgcaatattcctCACAATGTCCTTAATGCAAGGCCAAAG TATGCTGCAAGAGAAGCTGAAATTGTTGCACAAGCCGGAAGGAAACATGCTATTACAATTTCAACTAACATGGCTGGCAGAGGAACAGATATTATTTTAGGTGGTAACCCTAAG ATGCTTGCAAAAGAAATTATAGAAGATAATGTGCTTCCATTTCTTACCCATGAACCCCCAGATGTTGAAACCGTAGGCGAATCCACATCCCACAAG GGTCTCTCCAAAATTAAACTTGGGCCATCATCGCTAGGCCTGCTTGCTAAAGCTGCAATCATAG CGAAATATGTTCAGAGAAGCGAAAGAAATGAATGGCCTTTTCAGAAGGCAAAATCTACTATTGCTGAGTCTGTAGAAATGAGTCATACTATTGGGATGGAGAAACTGCAAGATCGCTTGGCTGAAGAGTCTGAGATGTATCCTCTTTGTGATACAATAGGACTTGCTTATCTTACTGTATTGAGGGATTGTGAAATTCATTGTTCTACTGAAGGTGCTGAGGTGAAGGCATTAGGGGGTCTCCATGTAATAGGAACTTCTTTGCATGAGTCACGCCGAATAGATAACCAA TTACGTGGCAGAGCTGGCAGACAAGGTGATCCTGGGTCAACAAGGTTTATGGTTAG CTTACAAGATGAAATGTTCCGGAAATTCAATTTGGACACTGAATGGGCTGTGAGACTTATATCAAGGATAACAAATGATGAAGACATAGCTATTGAGAGCAATGCTGTTGTAAAACAG CTTCTAGGTCTTCAAATCAATGCAGAGAAGTATTATTTTGGTATTAGGAAAAGTCTTGTTGAGTTTGATGAAGTCTTGGAG GTACAAAGAAAGCATGTTTATAACCTTAGACAGGTTATATTATCAGGTGACTCTGAAAGCTGCAGTGAGCAAATCTTTCA GTACATGCAAGCTGTAGCTGATGATATTATCTTGGGAAATGTTGATCCCCAGAAG CCTCCTAACACGTGGAAGTTGGCAAACCTTTTGGACGAGTTTGGCAGTCTAGGTGGAACGTTACTTGATG AACCATTCAAGGAAATTCAAGAGGAAGACTTGCTATCGTCACTTGAGCAAATTCATGAATGTGGCCCTGTGAATGTTGATAATTTTACTCTTCCAAATATGCCAGTATCACCTAATTCATCCAGAGGAATCTGGAAGAGAACATCTTCAATGATGCGGTGGCTTGCCATATGTGTTGATGATGCATCGAA GAAAGGAAGATACACGTACATTGTCAATATGCTTCGCAAATATTTTGGGGATTTTCTAATAGCTACATACTTGGATGCTGTGCAAGAGTCCCGTTATGATGATGCATACATTCGAGGAATTGAG AGGGAAATACTACTGAAGACTCTTGATACTCTGTGGAAGGACCATTTGGTGAACATGAACAAGCTTAGTTCTGCG gtGAATGTGCGGAGCTTTGGACATAGAAACCCTTTAGAAGAATACAAGATTGATGGTTGTCGGTTCTTCATCTCGATGCTGAGTGCCACACGGAGATTGACAGTGGAATCACTACTCCATTACTGGTCATCTCCAATGGAGTCTGAGGAAATCTTCAATACAGGTGATAAATAG
- the LOC127754879 gene encoding lipase-like PAD4: MEDASRGEEENSMFETSHVLGALLASSPLLARAWDRCAAAADGGASSLGFVHSGGGGGEGEPVCVAFSGVQAALSAAAGGGGGAEIFKPVGLRGDAAGRLFAPLVAAEPEDAGGEPVAVQALALQGFLRLCGSPEFQVLLNQIRGKAVVFTGHSLGGAIAALVALHYLCTSSSSSAFAPAPPVLCVTFGSPLLGNQALSRAILRERWAGNFCHVVSQHDVVPRLLFCPLNVIPVHIVVGMQLHQLPVRARRAAGVVATVTARMADTNQESLRQLIQEHAGEAAIEQKLAAPEIPSGSPYRPFGAYVLCSPDGAACVDNPTAAVQMLYATFAARRAPETGAVPPEAAHSCYGDLVLSMPHHLLLKRRLGATVTAPAASNYDVGISIALEASGITGEATEAALARQWLKTSKRVGRSPSLNCASLATRLGRITPCRAQIEWYKALFDANTGYYDAFKQRLSLKKFSKANMYRIKLAQFWDGVLSMLDTSQLPYDFHRRAKWVNAAHFYQLLVEPLDIADYHRNNLHRTRGSYITHGRERRYELFDKWWKQKGCTDPSTGDTSATTTARRSKFAGLTQDPCFWARVEEAREQTESAKSERDMTLLARMLEDLHKFERHSSELVESKEVSIDVVAPQSSYSLWVKEWNELKLREEVRTILFQF; the protein is encoded by the exons ATGGAAGACGCCAGcaggggagaagaagaaaattcgAT GTTCGAGACCAGCCACGTCCTCGGCGCGCtgctcgcctcctcgccgctgctGGCGCGGGCGTGGGACCGGTgcgcggccgcggccgacggcggcgcgtcgtcGCTGGGGTTCGtgcacagcggcggcgggggaggggaaggggagccGGTGTGCGTGGCGTTCTCCGGGGTGCAGGCGgcgctgtcggcggcggcgggcggcggcgggggcgccgaGATCTTCAAGCCGGTCGGGCTCCGCGGGGACGCCGCCGGGCGGCTGTTCGCGCCGCTGGTCGCCGCCGAGCCGGAGgacgccggcggggagccgGTCGCCGTGCAGGCGCTGGCGCTGCAGGGGTTCTTGAGGCTGTGCGGATCCCCTGAATTCCAG GTGCTGCTGAACCAGATCAGAGGCAAGGCAGTAGTGTTCACTGGCCACTCCCTCGGTGGTGCCATTGCTGCCCTTGTGGCGCTGCACTACCTTTGCACATCATCGTCAAGCTCAGCATTTGCCCCTGCTCCTCCGGTGCTTTGTGTCACATTCGGGAGCCCGCTGCTTGGCAATCAGGCCCTGTCTAGGGCTATCCTGCGTGAGCGGTGGGCCGGCAACTTCTGCCATGTGGTCTCACAGCATGATGTTGTCCCAAGGCTCCTCTTCTGCCCACTCAATGTCATCCCTGTGCACATTGTTGTTGGTATGCAGCTGCACCAGTTGCCGGTGCGCGCGCGCCGTGCAGCCGGTGTGGTGGCCACGGTCACTGCCCGCATGGCTGACACCAACCAGGAGTCGCTGCGGCAGCTGATCCAAGAGCACGCCGGTGAGGCAGCAATTGAGCAGAAGCTTGCTGCTCCGGAAATACCCAGTGGGAGCCCATACCGGCCTTTTGGGGCGTATGTCCTGTGCTCTCCGGATGGTGCGGCGTGTGTCGACAATCCAACAGCAGCAGTTCAGATGCTATATGCAACATTTGCTGCAAGGCGTGCTCCAGAGACAGGCGCGGTGCCACCTGAGGCTGCACACTCCTGCTACGGTGACCTCGTGCTGAGCATGCCGCACCACTTGCTGCTCAAGAGGCGCCTTGGTGCCACAGTCACCGCACCTGCCGCGTCCAACTATGACGTCGGCATCTCCATTGCACTGGAGGCATCAGGTATCACCGGTGAAGCTACAGAGGCAGCACTGGCACGGCAGTGGCTGAAGACGTCGAAGCGCGTGGGCCGGAGCCCGAGCCTGAACTGTGCGAGCCTCGCAACGCGGTTGGGACGGATCACGCCATGCCGAGCGCAGATCGAGTGGTACAAGGCATTGTTTGATGCCAACACCGGGTATTACGACGCATTCAAGCAGCGGCTATCACTTAAGAAGTTCAGCAAGGCCAACATGTACCGCATCAAGCTCGCACAGTTCTGGGATGGCGTCCTCTCCATGCTTGACACCAGCCAGCTCCCCTACGACTTCCACCGCCGTGCCAAGTGGGTCAACGCTGCCCACTTCTACCAGCTCCTTGTTGAGCCGCTTGACATTGCCGACTACCACCGAAACAACCTACACCGCACACGCGGCTCTTACATCACCCATGGCCGGGAGAGAAG GTATGAGCTGTTCGACAAGTGGTGGAAGCAGAAGGGCTGCACAGATCCCAGCACTGGTGACACCTCTGCCACCACGACAGCGAGGAGGAGCAAGTTCGCCGGGCTAACGCAGGACCCGTGCTTCTGGGCGAGGGTGGAGGAAGCGCGCGAGCAGACAGAGAGTGCCAAGAGCGAACGCGACATGACATTGCTGGCGAGGATGCTGGAGGACCTGCACAAGTTTGAGCGCCACTCCAGCGAACTGGTGGAGAGCAAGGAGGTCTCCATTGATGTTGTTGCGCCACAGTCGAGCTATTCCCTGTGGGTGAAGGAGTGGAATGAGCTCAAGCTCCGGGAAGAAGTTAGGACAATATTGTTTCAATTTTGA
- the LOC127753758 gene encoding amino acid permease 3-like — protein sequence MGKAAAMEVSASAAAEAGMMVGHGEWRDDDGRARRTGTVWTASAHIITAVIGSGVLSLAWAIAQLGWVAGPAVMLLFAFVIYYTSTLLAECYRSGDPCTGKRNYTYMDAVRANLGGAKVRLCGVIQYANLFGVAIGYTIAASISMLAIKRADCFHEKGHKNPCRSSSNPYMILFGVVQIVFSQIPDFDQIWWLSIVAAIMSFTYSTIGLSLGIAQTVANGGFMGSLTGISVGAGVTSMQKVWRSLQAFGDIAFAYSYSIILIEIQDTIKAPPPSEAKVMKRATMVSVATTTVFYMLCGCMGYAAFGDKSPDNLLTGFGFYEPFWLLDVANAAIVVHLVGAYQVFVQPIFAFVERWAAARWPDGGFISRELRVGPFSLSVFRLTWRTAFVCATTVVSMLLPFFGDVVGLLGAVSFWPLTVYFPVEMYIAQRGVRRGSARWLCLKVLSAACLVVSVAAAAGSIADVVDALKVYRPFSG from the exons atggggaaggcggcggcgatggaggtgtcggcgtcggcggcggcggaggcggggatgATGGTGGGTCATGGGGAgtggcgcgacgacgacgggcgggCGCGGCGGACGGGGACGGTGTGGACGGCGAGCGCGCACATCATCACGGCGGTGATCGGCTCCGGCGTGCTGTCGCTGGCGTGGGCGATCGCGCAGCTCGGGTGGGTGGCCGGCCCCGCCGTCATGCTGCTCTTCGCCTTCGTCATCTACTACACCTCCACGCTGCTCGCCGAGTGCTACCGCTCCGGCGACCCCTGCACCGGCAAGCGCAACTACACCTACATGGACGCCGTCCGCGCCAACCTCGGCGGCGCCAAGGTCCGCCTCTGCGGCGTCATCCAGTACGCCAACCTCTTCGGCGTCGCCATCGGCTACACCATCGCCGCCTCCATCAGCATGCT GGCGATCAAGAGGGCGGATTGTTTCCACGAGAAGGGGCACAAGAACCCGTGCAGGAGCTCGAGCAACCCGTACATGATCCTGTTCGGCGTCGTGCAGATCGTGTTCTCGCAGATCCCGGATTTCGATCAGATATGGTGGCTgtccatcgtcgccgccatcatGTCCTTCACCTATTCGACGATTGGCCTCTCGCTCGGCATCGCGCAGACCGTCGCCAACGGCGGGTTCATGGGCAGCCTCACCGGCATtagcgtcggcgccggcgtcacCTCCATGCAGAAGGTCTGGCGCAGCCTCCAGGCCTTCGGCGACATCGCGTTCGCCTACTCCTACTCCATCATCCTCATCGAGATCCAG GACACGATcaaggcgccgccgccatcggagGCGAAGGTGATGAAGCGCGCGACGATGGTGagcgtggcgacgacgacggtgttcTACATGCTGTGCGGGTGCATGGGGTACGCGGCGTTCGGGGACAAGTCGCCGGACAACCTGCTCACCGGGTTCGGCTTCTACGAGCCGTTCTGGCTGCTCGACGTCGCCAacgccgccatcgtcgtgcACCTCGTCGGCGCCTACCAGGTGTTCGTCCAGCCGATCTTCGCCTTCGTcgagcggtgggcggcggcgaggtggccggaCGGCGGCTTCATCTCCCGGGAGCTCCGCGTGGGCCCCTTCTCGCTCAGCGTGTTCCGCCTGACATGGCGCACGGCGTTCGTCTGCGCCACCACCGTCGTGTCCATGCTCCTCCCGTTCTTCGGCGACGTGGTGGGGCTCCTCGGCGCCGTCTCGTTCTGGCCGCTCACCGTCTACTTCCCCGTCGAGATGTACATCGCGCAGCGCGGCGTGCGGCGAGGGAGCGCGCGGTGGCTCTGCCTCAAGGTCCTCAGCGCCGCCTGCCTCgtcgtctccgtcgccgccgccgccggctccatCGCCGACGTGGTCGACGCGCTCAAGGTGTACCGGCCGTTCAGCGGGTAG